Proteins encoded within one genomic window of Synechococcus sp. PCC 7335:
- a CDS encoding GAF domain-containing protein, with translation MAPSNPQNARQHMTSTDYPADVTRSPHLLAGVAEAARKLLAIEDFDAAVNGTLETLARSANIDRIFVLQHHSATDTAPEFATCPYEWTLPGVPLHRDVPGRFPMVYGEIEGFSEWIQALKAGEPVQKLKREMSAKGQALQDVDQALSVLTVPIFIEGEYWGSFGFDDCTTERVWGETEIAVLETAAATFAAALQRRGSVETLRSRDALLDSVNGAAQVLVANENLNEAIAQALRILGEGTRQDRVYVFENVYPNGPDEVFWDIPYEWTTCSIPLGSEVAGEDIPIAMASFPSEIVKPFFDGQTIQFLTRELRDDARELNEKISALSMLAVPIYVQGLWWGVLGFDDCTIERVWSEAEIAVLETAAGCVGSAIERDRNQKARMAQIAAHNQALAERDRILEATAAAANVMLVNNDFESAVNEALKIVGEGLDVDRVNLGKYFKATSFEEVDNIQFLYEWNVSDTIIQAAHPEFSRITNEGIELVFEMIESGRIFGGVVDDLAEPFRSIQIELGVQSTYSIPVHVSGQCWGILGLDDCHRKTRRSESELEALKTLANCIGSTIERDCIQQAREQAERTALIGKERAARADELEAANKVLKVRDRWLQTTAAAANKLLSATDVAASVDAALATIGENLECDRLSVMRYLADHDSHPLGAMKSLYEWGAAGIRSQKEDSELQVISAAGLEDWFDQFLKGECIGGNVSNMAEPARSGQTALGVLSTYSVPIFIDGLLWGIVAMDYCHEEKQLAAPELAVFQTAATCVGSAIHQAQIRQNKAEKAVLAEREKAARERAAELAKTNEAVSRTLETLAANPELDNFLCLLVQELSEIVGAHNTGLFLYEAESNMLRRHVHVQDGKAYIGPVPRDAEMLRHPFPADITDIWRLIVESPQPITFAETGAPEENPVDLWWEDTVAWHISEGHRQLACARLKVGNIPLGFIGFCFREQIVFSDEKLELVQALANQATLAIHLTHLAEEAKQAAILQEQEKATEARAAELAKTNEAIAQTLTTLTETPELDEFLGQILIKISEPIEACKAHLFLYDKETDTLNQHIAVEDGQAFKGSAPNHPDLFRHPIPVDLSPAWEHIVNSPKPWTLDESNPGSAELWWPESLPWHRAEGHRAATCACMRIGNKPIGFIGFAFRHIAVLTDEQLEFIQALTNQATLSIQLTRLAEEAKQAAILQEQEKAARDRAAELAKANESIGQTLTNLAARPKLDEFLGYILAEMSNQVEACKAHLFLYDAPTHTLTQRVAVQDGEFYLGTGPSDPEVLRHPVPADITTAWELMINSSQPLTYDDAQPFDETIWWPNTVEWHRSQGHKALTCIPMKAGDQPIGYIGFAFYNRTFLSDEQLEFIQALANQAIVAIQLTRLGEEAKQAAVLQAQEKAASARAAELAKTNQALSQTLDALTTEPELDRFLGQILTQIVEQIGADDTHLFLYDEATDTLRSHIAVQDDQIYRGYVPDAPPLFHQPFPANITPTWQIAIELSVPITLETHDPDSVQYTWPTVQPWHEARGHQSATCFCLKVGSQPIGLVGFAFCDRSTLTEEQLEFIQALINQATLAIHLTRLGEEAKQAAVLQAQEKAASARAAELTKTNQALSQTLDVLTTEPELDRFLGQILTQIVEQIGADDTHLFLYDEATDTLRSHIAVQDDQVYLGHAPNDPELFYQPFPTDITDAWQMMTASREPLIFDEIRRDVTDFYWPTTLEWHEARGHQSAACICLKVGSQPIGLIGFAFRSIAILTTEQIEFIQALTNQATLSIHLTQLADQSKAAALSVALTEERNRLAREIHDTLAQAFTGVSLQLEAARSALTKAAASVAAERDPLPPAFDQTQTFILRARDLSRQGLSEARRSVRALRSQALETDTLPTALRKVLNQINHDTHLDTQFYLEGTPEPLPDDIQLHLLRISQEAITNALRHAQATQIDLTLAFEPREIQLRIVDDGIGFTPSSQAGSGFGLVGIRERVARFHGTFQLSSSPGVGTTIEVTVPFPTAPSVPPPAIQPP, from the coding sequence ATGGCTCCTTCCAACCCGCAGAATGCTCGTCAGCACATGACTAGTACAGACTATCCAGCAGACGTGACGCGATCGCCCCATTTACTAGCAGGTGTGGCAGAGGCGGCTCGAAAGCTATTGGCCATTGAAGATTTTGACGCGGCAGTTAATGGTACCTTAGAGACACTCGCCCGCTCTGCAAATATTGATCGTATTTTCGTTCTGCAGCATCATTCAGCGACAGACACTGCACCAGAATTTGCTACTTGTCCTTATGAATGGACGCTTCCGGGTGTACCTCTCCACCGGGACGTACCAGGGCGTTTTCCGATGGTGTATGGCGAGATTGAGGGATTTAGCGAGTGGATACAAGCGCTGAAGGCGGGTGAGCCAGTTCAAAAGCTAAAAAGGGAGATGTCAGCGAAGGGACAAGCTTTGCAGGATGTCGATCAGGCGCTGTCGGTGCTGACGGTGCCGATCTTTATAGAAGGCGAGTATTGGGGCAGTTTTGGCTTTGATGACTGCACCACAGAGCGGGTATGGGGCGAGACGGAGATTGCGGTGCTAGAGACGGCGGCGGCGACCTTTGCGGCAGCGTTGCAGCGACGGGGCAGTGTAGAGACGCTGCGGAGCCGGGATGCGCTGCTCGATAGTGTGAACGGTGCGGCGCAGGTATTAGTGGCGAATGAGAATTTGAATGAGGCGATCGCGCAGGCACTGCGAATTTTAGGGGAAGGGACACGGCAAGATCGGGTATATGTGTTTGAGAATGTGTACCCGAATGGGCCTGACGAAGTGTTTTGGGATATTCCTTATGAATGGACAACTTGTAGCATTCCACTTGGCTCAGAAGTCGCAGGAGAAGATATTCCTATTGCAATGGCATCTTTCCCATCTGAAATAGTGAAACCGTTCTTTGACGGACAGACTATCCAGTTTTTAACGCGCGAGCTTAGAGATGACGCAAGAGAGTTGAATGAAAAAATTTCAGCTCTTTCTATGTTGGCTGTCCCCATATACGTACAGGGTCTGTGGTGGGGAGTTTTAGGATTCGATGATTGCACGATTGAGCGGGTGTGGAGCGAGGCGGAGATAGCAGTATTAGAGACGGCGGCGGGTTGTGTGGGCAGTGCGATTGAGCGCGATCGCAATCAAAAAGCCCGTATGGCTCAGATAGCAGCGCATAACCAAGCTTTGGCAGAGCGCGATCGCATTCTCGAAGCGACGGCGGCAGCAGCGAACGTGATGCTGGTGAATAACGATTTTGAGAGCGCGGTGAATGAGGCGCTGAAAATCGTGGGTGAAGGGTTAGATGTTGATCGCGTTAATTTGGGCAAGTACTTTAAAGCAACATCTTTTGAAGAGGTAGATAATATCCAGTTTCTGTATGAATGGAATGTATCTGACACTATTATCCAGGCAGCACATCCAGAATTCTCAAGGATTACTAACGAGGGTATAGAGCTTGTCTTTGAGATGATTGAAAGTGGCAGAATCTTCGGTGGCGTAGTAGATGACCTAGCAGAACCCTTTCGTAGCATCCAAATAGAACTAGGCGTACAATCTACCTACTCAATTCCAGTGCATGTCTCAGGTCAATGTTGGGGAATTCTGGGCCTCGACGATTGCCATCGGAAAACGCGCCGCAGTGAATCGGAACTTGAAGCGCTCAAGACGTTAGCGAACTGTATTGGTAGCACCATTGAGCGCGATTGCATTCAACAAGCCCGAGAGCAAGCAGAGCGCACGGCGCTGATTGGGAAAGAGCGGGCAGCGAGAGCGGACGAGTTAGAAGCGGCGAATAAAGTATTGAAGGTACGCGATCGCTGGCTACAAACGACTGCTGCTGCGGCGAACAAACTGCTTTCGGCTACCGATGTGGCGGCGAGTGTGGATGCGGCACTGGCGACGATTGGAGAGAATTTGGAGTGCGATCGCCTCTCTGTGATGCGCTATCTTGCCGATCATGACAGCCATCCGTTAGGTGCCATGAAATCTCTCTACGAGTGGGGCGCAGCAGGCATCCGGTCTCAAAAAGAAGACTCTGAGCTACAGGTTATTTCGGCAGCGGGCTTAGAGGATTGGTTTGATCAGTTCTTGAAAGGTGAATGCATCGGTGGCAATGTCTCTAATATGGCAGAGCCAGCGCGAAGCGGACAAACGGCGCTCGGTGTGTTATCAACCTACTCGGTGCCTATTTTCATCGATGGACTGCTGTGGGGCATTGTAGCTATGGACTACTGCCATGAGGAGAAGCAGCTAGCAGCCCCGGAGCTAGCGGTGTTTCAAACAGCGGCAACCTGTGTGGGGAGTGCGATTCATCAGGCGCAGATCCGGCAAAATAAAGCTGAAAAAGCAGTTTTAGCAGAGAGAGAGAAAGCCGCCCGCGAAAGAGCAGCAGAACTGGCAAAAACTAATGAAGCTGTTAGTAGAACGCTGGAGACACTTGCAGCGAACCCAGAATTAGACAACTTTCTCTGTTTACTAGTGCAAGAACTCTCTGAAATTGTGGGTGCTCATAACACAGGATTGTTTTTATATGAGGCCGAATCGAACATGCTGCGTCGTCATGTGCATGTTCAAGATGGAAAAGCCTATATCGGCCCAGTTCCTCGCGATGCTGAAATGCTAAGACATCCATTTCCAGCGGATATAACAGATATCTGGCGGCTTATTGTTGAATCCCCTCAGCCAATAACGTTTGCTGAGACGGGAGCACCTGAAGAAAACCCAGTAGACTTGTGGTGGGAAGATACTGTCGCTTGGCACATTAGCGAAGGGCATCGTCAGCTTGCCTGTGCTCGGCTGAAAGTGGGTAATATTCCGCTTGGCTTCATCGGTTTCTGTTTTAGAGAGCAGATAGTATTTTCTGATGAAAAACTCGAACTTGTTCAGGCGCTAGCTAATCAGGCGACTTTGGCAATTCACCTGACACACCTCGCGGAAGAAGCCAAGCAGGCCGCTATTTTACAAGAACAAGAGAAAGCGACAGAGGCGCGGGCTGCAGAACTAGCGAAAACAAACGAGGCGATCGCGCAAACGCTTACAACCCTGACTGAAACCCCAGAGTTAGACGAATTTCTCGGCCAGATCCTGATCAAGATTAGCGAACCTATCGAAGCCTGCAAAGCACATTTGTTTCTATATGACAAAGAAACAGATACGTTGAATCAGCATATTGCTGTTGAAGACGGACAAGCCTTCAAAGGCTCGGCTCCGAATCATCCTGATCTATTTCGTCACCCTATTCCAGTCGATTTGTCACCTGCTTGGGAACATATTGTCAACTCGCCTAAGCCTTGGACACTAGACGAGAGCAACCCCGGTAGCGCTGAGCTTTGGTGGCCAGAATCACTTCCCTGGCATCGTGCCGAAGGGCATCGCGCTGCGACCTGCGCCTGTATGAGAATCGGCAATAAACCTATCGGCTTTATCGGCTTTGCCTTTCGACATATTGCCGTACTCACTGACGAACAGCTCGAATTCATTCAAGCCCTCACTAATCAAGCGACGCTTTCTATCCAGCTCACTCGCCTCGCCGAAGAAGCTAAGCAAGCCGCTATCTTGCAAGAGCAAGAGAAGGCTGCCCGTGATCGCGCCGCAGAACTTGCCAAAGCCAATGAATCGATTGGCCAAACCCTCACCAACCTAGCCGCCCGCCCCAAGCTAGACGAATTTTTAGGCTACATCCTAGCCGAAATGTCTAACCAAGTCGAAGCCTGCAAAGCACATTTGTTCCTCTACGACGCCCCTACGCATACCCTCACCCAGCGCGTCGCCGTTCAGGACGGTGAATTTTATCTAGGCACAGGCCCCAGTGATCCTGAAGTATTACGTCACCCGGTTCCGGCAGATATTACGACTGCGTGGGAGCTCATGATCAATTCATCTCAGCCCCTCACCTATGACGACGCACAGCCTTTTGACGAAACTATCTGGTGGCCAAATACAGTTGAATGGCACAGAAGTCAGGGACACAAGGCGCTCACCTGCATTCCTATGAAAGCCGGCGATCAGCCCATCGGCTACATCGGTTTTGCATTCTACAACCGCACTTTCCTCTCCGATGAGCAGCTAGAGTTCATACAGGCGCTGGCAAATCAAGCGATTGTCGCCATTCAACTCACCCGCCTTGGAGAAGAAGCCAAGCAAGCCGCCGTCTTGCAAGCACAAGAAAAAGCCGCCAGTGCCAGAGCTGCCGAACTGGCTAAAACCAACCAAGCCCTAAGCCAAACCCTAGACGCCCTGACCACCGAGCCAGAACTTGATCGCTTCCTCGGGCAAATTCTCACCCAAATTGTTGAGCAAATTGGCGCTGACGATACGCATCTGTTTTTGTATGACGAAGCCACCGATACCTTGCGATCGCACATCGCTGTCCAAGACGACCAGATCTATCGCGGCTATGTCCCCGATGCGCCCCCCCTCTTCCATCAGCCCTTCCCTGCCAACATCACCCCCACCTGGCAAATCGCAATCGAGCTATCTGTTCCCATCACCCTAGAGACCCACGATCCAGATAGCGTTCAATACACCTGGCCAACTGTACAGCCGTGGCACGAAGCGAGAGGGCATCAGTCAGCCACTTGCTTTTGCCTCAAAGTCGGCAGTCAGCCCATCGGCCTAGTCGGCTTTGCGTTTTGCGATCGCAGCACCCTCACCGAAGAGCAGCTCGAATTCATCCAGGCCCTGATCAACCAAGCCACCTTAGCTATTCATCTCACCCGCCTCGGCGAAGAAGCTAAGCAGGCCGCCGTCTTGCAAGCACAAGAAAAAGCCGCCAGTGCCAGAGCTGCCGAACTCACTAAAACCAATCAGGCCCTAAGCCAAACCCTAGATGTCCTAACCACCGAGCCAGAACTCGATCGCTTCCTTGGCCAGATTCTCACCCAAATTGTTGAGCAAATTGGCGCCGACGATACGCATCTGTTTTTGTATGACGAAGCCACCGATACCTTGCGATCACACATCGCTGTCCAAGACGATCAGGTCTATCTCGGCCATGCTCCCAACGATCCCGAACTCTTCTATCAGCCTTTTCCCACAGACATCACCGATGCATGGCAAATGATGACGGCTTCGCGCGAACCACTCATATTTGACGAAATTCGTCGGGATGTCACTGACTTCTATTGGCCGACCACCCTAGAGTGGCACGAAGCTAGAGGCCACCAATCAGCAGCTTGTATCTGCCTAAAAGTTGGTAGCCAACCCATCGGCCTTATCGGCTTTGCCTTCCGCAGCATCGCTATCCTCACCACCGAACAAATCGAATTCATCCAAGCCCTCACCAACCAAGCCACCCTCTCCATTCACCTCACCCAGCTCGCCGACCAAAGCAAAGCCGCCGCCCTCTCAGTTGCCCTCACCGAAGAACGCAACCGCCTCGCCCGCGAAATTCACGACACCCTCGCCCAAGCCTTCACCGGCGTGTCGCTTCAGCTCGAAGCTGCCCGCAGTGCCCTCACCAAAGCCGCCGCCTCGGTTGCCGCCGAGCGTGATCCGCTTCCCCCCGCCTTCGATCAAACCCAAACCTTTATCCTCCGCGCCCGCGATCTCTCTCGCCAAGGACTCTCCGAAGCTCGCCGCTCTGTTCGCGCCCTCCGCTCCCAGGCGCTAGAAACCGACACCCTACCCACTGCCCTGCGCAAGGTTCTCAACCAAATCAACCACGACACCCACCTCGACACCCAGTTCTATCTCGAAGGCACCCCCGAACCCCTACCCGACGATATCCAGCTCCACTTGCTACGCATCAGCCAAGAAGCCATCACCAACGCCCTGCGCCACGCCCAGGCCACCCAAATCGATCTCACCCTAGCCTTCGAGCCCAGAGAAATTCAGCTCCGCATCGTCGACGACGGCATTGGATTTACGCCCAGCTCACAAGCCGGCAGTGGCTTTGGCCTCGTCGGCATCCGAGAACGAGTCGCCCGGTTTCACGGCACATTTCAGCTATCGAGCAGCCCCGGCGTAGGCACAACCATAGAAGTCACCGTGCCCTTTCCCACAGCGCCGTCTGTTCCACCCCCTGCTATCCAGCCGCCATAG
- a CDS encoding response regulator transcription factor gives MSDTTSNTTEPITLLIAEDHGIVRQAIVSILELQEDLTVVAEAKDGIEAVSLYQTHQPDITLMDLRMPQLEGVEAIQRIRQSNPKAQIIILTTYDTDEDIYRGLQAGARGYVLKDADFEDLVKAVRTVHGGKRYLPANVALKLADRMTTEELTEREREVLNLLAFGSGNASLAKALHISEGTVKFHVNHIFQKLGVHDRTQAVIVALKRGLIRLDD, from the coding sequence ATGTCAGATACCACGTCAAATACCACCGAGCCCATCACCCTTCTCATCGCCGAAGACCACGGTATTGTCCGCCAGGCTATCGTCTCCATCCTAGAGCTACAAGAAGATCTCACAGTAGTCGCCGAAGCCAAAGATGGCATCGAGGCAGTGAGTCTGTATCAAACTCATCAGCCCGATATCACCCTGATGGACTTGCGAATGCCGCAACTAGAAGGCGTCGAAGCAATCCAGCGCATCCGCCAAAGCAACCCCAAAGCTCAGATCATTATCTTGACCACCTACGACACCGATGAAGATATCTATCGAGGCTTACAAGCCGGAGCCAGAGGCTACGTCCTCAAAGACGCCGACTTTGAAGACCTAGTAAAGGCCGTTCGCACTGTCCACGGTGGCAAGCGCTATCTGCCTGCTAATGTAGCGCTAAAGCTCGCCGATAGAATGACTACTGAAGAGCTTACCGAACGCGAGCGCGAAGTGCTCAACCTGCTAGCATTTGGCAGCGGCAATGCCAGTCTAGCCAAAGCGCTGCATATCTCTGAAGGCACCGTCAAGTTTCACGTCAATCATATCTTTCAAAAATTAGGCGTCCATGACCGCACCCAGGCCGTCATCGTCGCCCTCAAAAGGGGCTTAATCCGACTAGACGATTAG
- a CDS encoding DJ-1/PfpI family protein yields the protein MTSKNENPSKQIAILVENEFEDVNFKIPNTALKQAGAIVTVLGARMNDDYKGHHGTLTVTPDATPAEVNAEDFDAFILLGGSNRVNPNVVTLIQNAIALNKWIVAIGFGPQILIETGQLTGKQVTGFRAIRTDLENAGATYIDTPTAVDSPIITARRPGDLPILMTTLFRVLEISITRKKLPLTNHLESHEWWALGESWGGSSRLDIVKALDTAIIGERYTLEQIKQYSYRARSPELVSILTEIVDSKHKHIQQLQDRLHSGFGELVAWQALGGEALAVLQSWLQSSNETSIIRRTLGDLQTGMVDAYRLCNQLSDPLSAEIFDRIASDLSNYEQRLAALYRSHSPVPTKPPMPTTVSVMH from the coding sequence ATGACAAGCAAAAACGAAAACCCAAGCAAACAAATTGCAATCCTAGTAGAGAATGAGTTCGAAGACGTTAACTTCAAGATTCCAAATACTGCCCTAAAGCAAGCAGGTGCGATAGTAACGGTATTGGGCGCACGGATGAATGATGACTATAAGGGGCATCATGGCACCCTTACCGTAACCCCCGACGCCACCCCCGCAGAAGTCAACGCTGAAGACTTTGACGCTTTTATCTTGTTAGGCGGTAGCAACCGAGTAAACCCCAATGTAGTGACGTTGATTCAAAATGCAATTGCCCTCAATAAATGGATAGTCGCAATAGGCTTTGGTCCTCAAATTCTAATCGAAACTGGCCAGCTTACAGGAAAACAGGTTACAGGTTTTAGAGCAATTAGAACAGACTTAGAAAACGCGGGCGCAACCTATATTGATACGCCAACTGCGGTCGATAGCCCCATTATCACCGCTCGCCGTCCAGGTGATTTGCCCATTTTAATGACTACCCTATTTAGGGTATTAGAGATTTCGATTACTCGGAAGAAGCTACCTCTAACAAACCACCTAGAAAGTCATGAATGGTGGGCACTAGGCGAATCTTGGGGCGGTTCAAGCCGGCTCGATATAGTCAAGGCGCTAGATACGGCCATCATCGGTGAGCGCTATACGCTTGAGCAAATAAAACAATATAGCTATCGGGCCAGATCACCTGAGCTAGTTTCAATTTTGACAGAGATTGTCGATAGCAAACACAAACACATTCAACAGCTCCAAGATCGCCTACATAGCGGCTTTGGTGAGCTTGTGGCCTGGCAGGCACTAGGTGGTGAAGCATTGGCCGTACTACAGAGCTGGCTTCAATCTAGCAATGAGACCTCCATCATCCGGCGGACGCTGGGCGATCTACAAACAGGTATGGTCGATGCTTATCGATTATGCAACCAGCTAAGCGATCCATTATCTGCAGAGATTTTCGACCGTATTGCCTCAGACCTTTCAAACTATGAACAGCGCTTGGCAGCTTTGTACCGGAGTCATTCACCTGTACCTACCAAGCCACCAATGCCCACAACAGTTTCAGTGATGCACTAG